A genomic stretch from Thauera sp. GDN1 includes:
- the rfbD gene encoding dTDP-4-dehydrorhamnose reductase codes for MKILLLGKNGQVGWELQRALAPLGGLVALDRAGADGLRGDLEDLDGLARTVRQLAPDVIVNAAAYTAVDKAETDVARAHCINAEAPGVLAAVAAELDALLVHYSTDYVFDGSGDQPWREDSPTAPLSVYGRTKLAGEEAIRASGCRHLVFRTSWVHAARGGNFARTMLRLAAERERLTVIADQVGAPTGAELIADVSAHAIRATVAAPALGGTYHLVADGETSWHGYACFVIEAARELGVALKVAEIAPIATSDYPTAASRPLNSRLDTRRLRTTFDLNLPDWRDGVARMLREILS; via the coding sequence ATGAAGATCCTGTTGCTGGGCAAGAACGGGCAGGTCGGCTGGGAGCTGCAGCGCGCACTGGCGCCGCTCGGCGGGCTGGTGGCGCTCGACCGGGCCGGCGCGGACGGGCTGCGGGGCGATCTCGAGGACCTCGACGGCCTCGCGCGCACGGTGCGCCAGCTCGCCCCCGACGTGATCGTCAATGCCGCGGCCTACACCGCGGTCGACAAGGCCGAGACCGATGTCGCCCGCGCGCACTGCATCAACGCCGAGGCGCCGGGCGTGCTGGCTGCAGTTGCAGCGGAGCTGGATGCGCTGCTGGTGCATTACTCCACCGACTACGTCTTCGACGGCAGCGGCGACCAGCCCTGGCGGGAGGATTCGCCCACCGCGCCGTTGTCGGTCTATGGCCGCACGAAGCTCGCCGGCGAGGAGGCGATCCGCGCCAGCGGCTGCCGCCACCTGGTCTTCCGCACCTCGTGGGTGCACGCGGCGCGTGGCGGCAATTTCGCCCGCACCATGCTGCGCCTGGCGGCCGAGCGCGAACGCCTGACCGTGATCGCCGACCAGGTCGGCGCGCCGACGGGCGCTGAGCTGATCGCCGATGTCAGTGCGCACGCGATCCGCGCCACCGTCGCGGCGCCGGCGCTGGGCGGCACCTACCACCTCGTCGCCGATGGCGAGACGAGCTGGCACGGCTATGCCTGCTTCGTGATCGAAGCCGCGCGCGAGCTGGGCGTGGCGCTGAAGGTGGCCGAGATCGCCCCGATCGCCACCAGCGACTATCCGACCGCGGCATCGCGGCCGCTGAACTCCCGCCTCGACACCCGCCGGCTGCGCACCACCTTCGACCTCAATCTGCCCGACTGGCGCGACGGCGTGGCGCGCATGCTGCGCGAGATCCTGAGCTGA
- a CDS encoding mannose-1-phosphate guanylyltransferase/mannose-6-phosphate isomerase, protein MTIKSVILSGGSGTRLWPASRESYPKQLLPLTGDHSLLQETAARLKGFAAVDVDPRPLVVTNEEYRFIIAEQLRQIGVRSPQIVLEPVGRNTAPALTLAALVAAEEGDPILLVMPADHVITELAAFQHAIAVGARAAADGALVTFGVVPDHPETGYGYIRAGAALQAGEGARVLQEFVEKPDRATAERYVASGEYYWNSGIFMMKASVWMRAIMRFNPDMAGACTAAIAGRNHDADFIRLDTAAFERSPSDSIDYAVMERLAAAPELGQGVVVPLAAGWSDVGAWDALWAVSTKDADGNAARGEVLFESSHNTLVHAGSRLVAAVGCEDMVVVETPDAVMVAHKDHTQDVKKVVARLKAEGRSLTQTHRKVYRPWGWYDSIDAGERFQVKRIVVSPGAKLSLQMHHHRAEHWIVVRGTAEVTSGDKTFLLAENESTYIPLGRTHRLANPGKVPLEIIEVQSGSYLGEDDIVRFEDTYGRGTK, encoded by the coding sequence ATGACGATCAAGAGCGTGATTCTCTCCGGTGGCTCCGGCACCCGGCTGTGGCCGGCCTCGCGCGAAAGCTATCCCAAGCAGCTGTTGCCGCTCACCGGCGACCACTCGCTGCTGCAGGAAACCGCAGCGCGCCTGAAGGGTTTTGCGGCGGTCGATGTCGATCCGCGGCCCCTGGTGGTCACGAACGAGGAGTATCGCTTCATCATCGCCGAACAATTGCGCCAGATTGGCGTGCGTTCGCCGCAGATCGTGCTCGAGCCGGTCGGCCGCAACACCGCCCCCGCGCTGACGCTCGCCGCGCTGGTGGCGGCGGAGGAGGGCGACCCGATCCTGCTGGTGATGCCGGCCGACCATGTCATCACCGAACTCGCCGCCTTCCAGCATGCCATCGCGGTCGGCGCCAGGGCTGCGGCAGACGGGGCGCTCGTCACCTTCGGCGTGGTTCCCGATCACCCCGAGACCGGTTACGGCTACATCCGTGCCGGCGCAGCGCTGCAGGCCGGGGAGGGCGCCCGCGTGCTGCAGGAGTTCGTCGAGAAACCCGATCGCGCCACCGCCGAACGCTACGTCGCCAGCGGCGAGTATTACTGGAACAGCGGCATCTTCATGATGAAGGCCTCGGTCTGGATGCGCGCGATCATGCGCTTCAACCCCGACATGGCCGGCGCCTGCACCGCGGCGATTGCCGGCCGCAATCACGACGCCGACTTCATCCGCCTCGACACCGCAGCCTTCGAGCGCAGCCCGAGCGATTCGATCGACTACGCGGTCATGGAAAGACTGGCCGCGGCGCCGGAGCTCGGCCAGGGCGTGGTGGTGCCGCTCGCCGCCGGGTGGTCGGACGTGGGCGCCTGGGACGCGCTGTGGGCGGTCTCCACGAAGGATGCCGACGGCAACGCCGCACGTGGCGAGGTGCTGTTCGAATCCAGCCACAACACCCTGGTCCATGCCGGCAGCCGGCTGGTCGCGGCGGTCGGCTGCGAGGACATGGTCGTGGTCGAGACCCCCGATGCGGTCATGGTCGCGCACAAGGATCACACCCAGGACGTCAAGAAGGTCGTCGCGCGACTGAAGGCCGAAGGCCGCAGCCTGACGCAGACGCATCGCAAGGTGTATCGCCCGTGGGGGTGGTACGACTCGATCGACGCCGGCGAGCGCTTTCAGGTCAAGCGCATCGTCGTCAGCCCCGGCGCCAAGCTGAGCCTGCAGATGCACCATCACCGCGCCGAACACTGGATCGTGGTCCGCGGCACCGCCGAGGTCACCAGCGGCGACAAGACCTTCCTGCTCGCCGAGAACGAATCGACTTACATCCCGCTCGGCCGCACGCACCGCCTCGCCAATCCGGGCAAGGTTCCGCTCGAGATCATCGAGGTGCAGTCGGGCAGCTATCTCGGCGAGGACGACATCGTGCGTTTCGAGGATACCTACGGACGCGGAACGAAGTGA
- a CDS encoding DNA-binding protein codes for MNVETEIREAIDALRDTTATTQDLYRETCALLFFRYGITPTANKLYQLVRKGSMSAPAEALARFWEELREKSRVRIEHPDLPDTLKMAAGELVGRLWNEAQAAAHENLNAFREEAVARVTAADAETQRAEQDAQAANEELEYLQEALDRASERILSLERVLAAERAEKEVLAGQLSAARRQHQALEGELSAARKDFASELEKQRDALRWAEDRHEAAEKRALLEIDRERTTTAKAQKQLAQVRQSNADLAQRQRDELRALQQELGDVRQSLGAAEGSLIKMREGAEQHLAQMNVMREQLSQRTTEAALLQRELELRDEKIKAMAQQMLPAREPSDAQPSTPKTKLRRRKSSPPDGAAGAVAPKAR; via the coding sequence ATGAACGTTGAAACTGAAATCCGTGAGGCTATCGACGCACTGCGCGACACGACGGCGACCACGCAAGACTTGTATCGCGAGACGTGCGCACTGTTGTTCTTCCGCTACGGCATCACGCCGACCGCCAATAAGCTCTACCAGCTTGTCCGCAAGGGCAGCATGTCGGCGCCGGCGGAAGCCCTGGCGCGCTTCTGGGAGGAGCTGCGCGAAAAGAGCCGAGTCCGCATCGAACACCCCGACCTTCCCGATACTCTAAAAATGGCCGCGGGGGAGCTTGTTGGACGGCTATGGAACGAGGCCCAAGCGGCAGCACACGAAAATCTGAACGCTTTCCGCGAGGAGGCCGTCGCCCGCGTCACAGCCGCTGACGCCGAAACGCAGCGGGCAGAGCAAGACGCTCAGGCAGCCAATGAGGAACTCGAGTATTTGCAGGAGGCACTCGACCGCGCCTCGGAGCGCATCCTTTCGCTGGAACGCGTTTTGGCGGCGGAGCGTGCGGAAAAGGAGGTACTTGCCGGACAGTTGTCGGCAGCGAGGCGACAGCATCAGGCGCTCGAAGGGGAACTATCGGCAGCACGCAAGGACTTCGCGTCCGAGCTCGAAAAGCAGCGCGATGCCTTGCGGTGGGCGGAGGATCGCCATGAAGCGGCCGAGAAGCGTGCGTTGCTGGAAATCGACCGCGAACGCACGACCACTGCGAAAGCGCAGAAGCAACTGGCGCAAGTCCGGCAGTCGAATGCCGATCTTGCTCAACGGCAACGGGACGAACTGAGAGCCCTTCAACAGGAGCTGGGAGACGTCCGCCAAAGTCTGGGAGCTGCAGAAGGCAGCCTCATCAAGATGAGGGAGGGTGCGGAACAGCACCTCGCACAGATGAACGTTATGCGCGAGCAACTTTCACAACGGACAACCGAGGCTGCGCTCCTGCAGCGCGAGTTGGAGCTCCGTGACGAGAAGATAAAGGCTATGGCGCAGCAAATGCTGCCCGCGCGAGAACCGAGCGATGCACAGCCTAGCACGCCAAAGACCAAACTGCGGAGACGGAAATCTTCGCCGCCGGATGGAGCCGCGGGTGCTGTGGCCCCGAAAGCGCGCTAG
- a CDS encoding tyrosine-type recombinase/integrase gives MADSLLVPGPFEGLRLPSDLDGSHGHNRAVGKVGQIAAANDLQAIQAWLARFADTRTTFDNYRKEAERLYLWAVFQLGRPISSLTHEDFLGYQRFLADPQPRDKWVAGPGRKHPRGDPRWRPFYGPLAPASQRQAMVILNVMFAWLVQAGYLAGNPLSLSRHRTRRPKPRITRYLDVDLWQEVKAYIEGMPCETDRERAHYFRNRWLFTLLYLGGLRISEVACNTMGAFLCRRDRDGEERWWLEVLGKGDKERLVPATTEMIVELARYRRECGLAPYPTPAEDTPLVLPIGKSRAPLTRAALHAVVKKVFDGAASRLRQRGEGHAARAVLLERASAHWLRHTAGSHMADQQIDLRSIRDNLGHESLKTTSQYLHADDDDRHRETEQKHRIGW, from the coding sequence ATGGCTGACTCCCTTTTGGTTCCCGGTCCCTTCGAGGGCCTTCGGCTGCCATCGGATCTGGACGGCAGCCACGGCCACAACCGTGCCGTCGGCAAGGTTGGCCAGATTGCGGCTGCCAATGACCTGCAGGCCATCCAGGCTTGGCTCGCGCGCTTTGCCGACACGCGCACAACCTTCGACAACTACCGCAAGGAAGCCGAGCGGCTGTATCTCTGGGCCGTGTTCCAGCTCGGACGCCCGATCTCGTCGCTGACGCACGAGGACTTCCTCGGGTACCAGCGCTTTCTTGCCGACCCGCAGCCGCGCGACAAATGGGTCGCCGGCCCTGGCCGGAAGCATCCGCGGGGGGATCCGCGTTGGCGCCCGTTCTATGGACCACTGGCCCCGGCGAGCCAACGGCAAGCGATGGTGATCCTCAACGTCATGTTCGCGTGGCTCGTCCAGGCAGGCTATCTGGCCGGCAATCCGCTGTCCTTGTCTCGACATCGTACCCGTCGGCCGAAACCTCGCATCACGCGCTACCTCGACGTCGATCTCTGGCAGGAGGTTAAGGCCTACATCGAGGGAATGCCGTGCGAGACCGATCGGGAGCGTGCGCACTATTTTCGCAACCGCTGGCTCTTCACCCTCCTCTACCTAGGTGGCTTGCGCATCTCGGAGGTCGCTTGCAACACAATGGGCGCCTTCTTATGTCGCCGCGATCGGGATGGTGAGGAGCGTTGGTGGCTGGAAGTGCTCGGCAAAGGCGACAAGGAACGTTTAGTGCCGGCAACGACTGAGATGATCGTGGAACTCGCCCGGTATCGGCGTGAATGCGGGTTGGCCCCCTACCCCACGCCCGCCGAAGACACACCACTGGTGCTTCCCATTGGTAAATCACGGGCGCCGCTCACCCGAGCCGCATTGCACGCAGTCGTGAAGAAGGTTTTCGACGGCGCAGCGTCGCGGCTGCGGCAACGTGGTGAGGGACACGCTGCTCGAGCGGTTCTGCTTGAACGGGCGTCCGCGCATTGGTTAAGGCACACCGCGGGCTCCCATATGGCTGACCAACAGATTGACCTGCGCTCCATCCGCGACAACTTGGGTCATGAGTCCTTGAAGACCACCAGCCAGTACTTGCATGCGGATGACGATGATCGTCACAGGGAAACCGAGCAAAAGCATCGGATTGGTTGGTAG
- a CDS encoding peroxiredoxin — translation METAQQFSFPRLNEPAPAFSVRTTHGERSLEDYRGKWLILFSHPADFTPVCTTEFIGFANAAPKFAEMNCDLLGLSIDSLFSHLAWTRNIKEKFGVDIPFPIIEDIKMDVARAYGMVHPGAADTQAVRATFFIDPNGILRAMVYYPMSNGRSIDEFVRLLQALQTSDTHGVATPENWCPGKDVIVSPPKTAEAADKRASEGYNTVDWYFSTKSL, via the coding sequence ATGGAAACCGCACAGCAATTCAGCTTCCCCCGCCTGAACGAACCAGCCCCTGCCTTCAGCGTCCGCACCACGCATGGTGAACGTTCGCTCGAGGACTATCGCGGCAAGTGGCTGATCCTGTTCTCGCATCCTGCAGACTTCACCCCCGTGTGCACCACCGAGTTCATCGGTTTCGCCAATGCAGCACCCAAGTTCGCCGAGATGAATTGCGACCTGCTCGGCCTGTCGATCGACAGCCTGTTCTCGCACCTGGCCTGGACACGCAACATCAAGGAGAAATTCGGCGTCGACATCCCGTTCCCGATCATCGAGGACATCAAGATGGACGTCGCCCGCGCCTATGGCATGGTCCATCCGGGTGCCGCCGACACCCAGGCCGTGCGCGCGACCTTCTTCATCGACCCCAATGGCATCCTGCGCGCCATGGTGTATTACCCGATGAGCAACGGCCGCAGCATCGACGAGTTCGTCCGCCTGCTGCAGGCGCTGCAGACCTCGGACACGCACGGCGTCGCCACGCCCGAGAACTGGTGCCCGGGAAAGGACGTGATCGTCTCCCCGCCGAAGACCGCCGAGGCAGCCGACAAGCGCGCCTCCGAGGGTTACAACACGGTCGATTGGTACTTCTCCACCAAGTCGCTGTAA
- a CDS encoding dihydrolipoyl dehydrogenase — translation MTNEIQTDVAIIGAGSAGLYALREVRRAGRDFLLIDRGPLGTTCARVGCMPSKVALHAGAEWATRKAMAGIGASGVEALSIDLAATWAGLREQRDFFASSGASKARAAAGDKLIEGTAHFLEPTLIEVSSPAGLQRVRARAVVIATGSRPVMPGWLDDVRDRVISTDALFELDALPRSIGILGLGAIGLEMGLALSRLGIRVVGADLAPNVGGIVDPALGQRARERFGQEIELWLGTQTRLERSTSGIVMHADGRKAEVELLLAALGRRPNVDSLGLEAAGFPLDERGTPRFDPTTMQVGELPVFIAGDANADRPLMHEAADEGAIAGYNAAREAPTRFWRKVPLGIAFSDPDIAAVGMRFDALPTYGVVVGTGSGDKNGRARILGATDSLLRVYADATDGRLLGAAMVATGGEHLAHLLAWAIQRGETAHDLLALPFYHPVVEEMLQTALQDIAAQLPPLNPYPIGLKPVEHL, via the coding sequence ATGACCAACGAAATCCAGACCGATGTCGCTATCATCGGCGCGGGCAGCGCCGGGCTCTATGCGCTGCGTGAGGTGCGTCGTGCCGGGCGCGACTTCCTGCTGATCGACCGCGGCCCGCTTGGCACCACCTGCGCCCGGGTGGGCTGCATGCCCTCGAAGGTCGCACTGCATGCCGGTGCGGAGTGGGCGACACGCAAAGCCATGGCCGGGATCGGCGCAAGCGGCGTCGAGGCCCTGTCCATCGACCTTGCCGCGACTTGGGCGGGGCTGCGCGAACAACGCGACTTCTTCGCCAGCAGCGGTGCCAGCAAGGCGCGGGCCGCCGCCGGCGACAAACTCATCGAAGGCACGGCGCACTTTCTAGAACCCACGCTCATCGAGGTCTCGTCGCCTGCCGGCCTGCAGCGCGTGCGCGCCCGTGCCGTCGTCATCGCCACCGGTTCGCGCCCGGTCATGCCCGGCTGGCTGGACGACGTGCGCGATCGCGTGATCTCGACCGACGCACTCTTCGAACTCGATGCGCTTCCGCGCAGCATCGGTATTCTCGGACTCGGTGCCATCGGGCTCGAGATGGGGCTCGCGCTGTCCCGCCTCGGCATCCGCGTGGTCGGGGCAGACCTCGCGCCGAACGTCGGCGGCATCGTCGATCCTGCACTCGGCCAGCGCGCACGCGAACGTTTTGGCCAGGAGATCGAACTCTGGCTGGGCACGCAGACCCGGCTCGAGCGCAGCACATCCGGCATTGTCATGCACGCGGACGGACGGAAGGCCGAAGTCGAACTGCTGCTCGCCGCCCTCGGCCGGCGCCCCAACGTCGACAGCCTGGGCCTGGAAGCCGCCGGCTTCCCGCTCGACGAACGCGGCACCCCGCGCTTCGACCCGACAACCATGCAGGTTGGCGAGTTGCCGGTCTTCATCGCCGGCGACGCCAATGCAGACCGGCCGCTAATGCATGAGGCTGCCGACGAAGGCGCGATTGCCGGCTACAACGCTGCCCGCGAAGCCCCCACCCGCTTCTGGCGCAAGGTGCCACTCGGCATCGCCTTCTCCGACCCGGACATCGCCGCGGTCGGCATGCGCTTCGACGCCCTGCCCACCTACGGGGTCGTGGTCGGCACCGGCAGCGGCGACAAGAACGGACGCGCCCGCATCCTCGGCGCCACCGACAGCCTGCTGCGCGTCTATGCCGACGCGACCGATGGCCGACTGCTCGGCGCCGCGATGGTCGCGACAGGTGGTGAACATCTCGCCCATCTGCTTGCCTGGGCCATACAGCGCGGCGAGACGGCGCACGATCTGCTGGCCTTGCCCTTCTACCACCCCGTAGTCGAGGAGATGCTGCAGACAGCGCTGCAGGACATCGCCGCGCAGTTGCCGCCCCTCAACCCCTACCCGATCGGGCTTAAGCCCGTCGAGCACCTCTGA
- a CDS encoding DUF3817 domain-containing protein: protein MSHRKILYWLAFSDGIALLALVFVAVPVKYMLDQPLGVKLLGPLHGALFLSLATATLSALARRILRPGLALLLLLGALLPLGAFLADHKLRQAYPELQT, encoded by the coding sequence ATGTCCCACCGCAAGATCCTCTACTGGCTCGCCTTTTCGGACGGCATCGCACTGCTCGCCCTGGTGTTCGTCGCCGTGCCGGTCAAGTACATGCTCGACCAGCCACTTGGCGTGAAGCTGCTGGGACCCTTGCACGGGGCTCTGTTCCTGTCCCTTGCGACTGCAACGCTGAGCGCGCTCGCACGCAGAATCCTCCGCCCCGGCCTCGCGCTTTTACTGCTCCTCGGTGCCCTCCTGCCCTTGGGCGCATTTCTCGCCGATCACAAGCTGCGCCAGGCCTATCCGGAATTGCAGACCTGA
- a CDS encoding DUF2141 domain-containing protein, producing MSSHLLVFLLSATTATTVLAQESALEVSLAGIQHDRGSLRVGLYSDPKTFRKEAQAVAIQQVPASAGTVTVSFGALPPGRYAIMVYHDEDGNGELNRRFGMFPTEGYGLSNNPTVSGPPAFADSAFEVAAGAGTARISIDLRY from the coding sequence ATGAGCTCTCATCTGCTCGTGTTCCTCCTCTCTGCCACAACCGCCACCACGGTGTTGGCGCAAGAGTCCGCACTTGAAGTCAGTCTGGCTGGAATCCAGCATGATCGCGGAAGCCTGCGCGTGGGGCTGTATTCCGACCCGAAAACCTTCCGCAAGGAAGCGCAGGCCGTCGCCATACAGCAGGTGCCGGCCAGCGCCGGTACGGTGACGGTGAGCTTCGGTGCGCTGCCGCCCGGTCGCTACGCGATCATGGTCTATCACGACGAGGACGGTAACGGCGAACTCAATCGCCGCTTCGGCATGTTCCCGACCGAAGGCTACGGCCTCTCGAACAATCCCACCGTGTCCGGCCCGCCCGCGTTCGCGGACAGTGCCTTCGAAGTAGCTGCCGGTGCGGGCACCGCCCGGATCAGCATCGACCTCCGTTACTGA
- a CDS encoding SLAC1 anion channel family protein: MNAPASSTRPAAAHDAHGGRLAHFPVALFSTVMGMAGLTIAWLKAHHTGGVPVEVGVALRWLASALYLFLLAMYGAKLLRHPGAVKADRAHPVRLNFFPAISIGLLLLSISWAQDAPAVAQWMWGIGAAVHLMFTLFAMSSWIHHTHYDIKHANPAWFIPVVGNIIVPIAGVRFAPADISWFFFSIGLVFWLVLMTIVLYRLFFHEPLPARLTPTLFILIAPPSVGFLAYVALTGQVDAFARVLYFTALFLTLLLASNAVRFFRLPFFISAWAYSFPLAAMTIATFEMSARSGQAFYAGLSWLMLAVLSGVVALLAFKTLRAASRGQICVPE; this comes from the coding sequence ATGAACGCCCCCGCCTCCTCCACCAGGCCCGCCGCTGCGCACGATGCGCATGGCGGACGGCTCGCGCATTTCCCGGTCGCCCTGTTCTCCACCGTGATGGGCATGGCGGGCCTCACCATTGCCTGGCTCAAGGCCCATCACACCGGCGGCGTGCCGGTCGAGGTCGGCGTCGCGCTGCGCTGGCTGGCGAGTGCGCTGTACCTGTTCCTGCTGGCGATGTACGGAGCCAAGCTGCTGCGACACCCCGGGGCGGTGAAGGCCGATCGCGCCCATCCGGTGCGGCTCAATTTCTTCCCCGCCATCTCCATCGGCCTGCTGCTGCTGTCGATCAGCTGGGCGCAGGACGCCCCGGCCGTCGCACAATGGATGTGGGGCATCGGCGCCGCCGTGCATCTCATGTTCACGCTGTTCGCCATGAGCAGCTGGATCCACCACACCCACTACGACATCAAGCACGCCAACCCGGCCTGGTTCATCCCGGTGGTGGGCAACATCATCGTGCCAATCGCCGGCGTGCGCTTCGCCCCGGCGGACATCAGCTGGTTCTTCTTCAGCATCGGGCTGGTGTTCTGGCTGGTGCTGATGACGATCGTGCTGTACCGGCTGTTCTTCCACGAGCCGCTGCCCGCGCGCCTGACCCCCACGCTCTTCATCCTGATCGCCCCGCCCTCGGTCGGCTTCCTGGCCTATGTCGCACTCACCGGCCAGGTCGACGCCTTCGCCCGCGTGCTCTACTTCACCGCGCTGTTCCTGACCCTGCTGCTGGCGAGCAATGCGGTGCGCTTCTTCCGCCTGCCCTTCTTCATCTCGGCGTGGGCCTATTCCTTCCCGCTGGCGGCCATGACGATCGCCACCTTCGAGATGAGTGCGCGCAGCGGCCAGGCCTTCTATGCAGGGCTGTCCTGGCTGATGCTCGCGGTGCTGAGCGGCGTCGTCGCGCTGCTGGCCTTCAAGACCCTACGGGCCGCCAGCCGCGGCCAGATCTGCGTGCCCGAGTGA
- a CDS encoding MBL fold metallo-hydrolase → MPQADIRSFFDAATNTVTHVVSDPATARAAIIDSVLDYEPKSGRTSRASADVVIAFVRDAGLHVDWLLETHAHADHLSAALYLKQQLGGRIAIGAHIRQVQGVFKDIFNAKDMNTHGAEFDHLFEDGERFRIGGLDVEVMHTPGHTPACLTYIVGQDAFVGDTLFMPDYGTARCDFPGGDAATLFRSIRKVLSLPPETRLHLCHDYPPDDRAPVWETTVAEQRAKNIHVHDGVTEADFVAMRTARDRTLAMPTLILPAIQVNVRAGNLPPAEDNGVHYLKIPIDLL, encoded by the coding sequence ATGCCACAGGCAGACATCCGGTCCTTCTTCGACGCCGCCACCAACACCGTCACTCACGTGGTGTCCGACCCTGCGACAGCACGCGCCGCGATCATCGACAGCGTGCTCGACTACGAGCCCAAGTCGGGACGCACCTCGCGCGCCTCGGCCGACGTCGTCATCGCCTTCGTGCGTGACGCCGGACTGCACGTCGACTGGCTGCTCGAGACTCACGCCCACGCGGACCACCTTTCGGCCGCGCTCTACCTCAAGCAGCAGCTTGGCGGCAGGATCGCCATCGGCGCGCATATCCGTCAGGTGCAGGGCGTGTTCAAGGACATCTTCAACGCCAAGGACATGAACACCCATGGCGCCGAGTTCGACCACCTGTTCGAGGACGGCGAGCGCTTCCGCATTGGCGGGCTGGACGTCGAGGTGATGCACACCCCCGGTCATACGCCGGCATGCCTGACCTACATCGTCGGGCAGGACGCCTTCGTCGGCGACACCCTGTTCATGCCGGACTACGGCACCGCGCGCTGCGACTTCCCCGGCGGCGATGCGGCCACGCTGTTCCGCTCGATCCGCAAGGTGCTGTCGCTGCCGCCCGAGACGCGCCTGCACCTGTGCCACGACTATCCGCCCGACGACCGCGCCCCGGTGTGGGAAACCACCGTGGCCGAGCAGCGGGCGAAGAACATCCACGTCCATGACGGCGTAACCGAGGCCGACTTCGTCGCCATGCGCACCGCACGCGATCGCACGCTGGCCATGCCGACGCTGATCCTGCCGGCGATCCAGGTCAATGTGCGTGCCGGCAACCTGCCACCGGCCGAGGACAACGGCGTGCACTATCTGAAGATCCCGATCGACCTGTTGTAG